Genomic DNA from uncultured Jannaschia sp.:
GCGGCGGCGCTGGGCCTCTCGGACGAGGACGACGCCGCGGTCGCCAAGGTGTATGCGCGCCAGGCCGGGCTCGATCTGCCATGAGCGCCGAGGCGCGCCTGCGCGAGACGATCTGCATGCTGGCCCGGTCGCTTTATGACCGGGGACTGACCCACGGGTCGACCGGCAATATCTCGGCCCGGACCGAGGATGGCGGGCTTCTCGTCTCGCCCACCGGGACCAGCTTCGGGCGGCTCGATCCGGGGCGCCTCGCGCGCTTCGATGCGGGCGGCGCCCATGTCGGCGGCGACCGCCCGACCAAGGAAATGCCGCTCCATTCGGCCTTCTACGACACGCGAAGCACCGCCGGGGCGGTCGTGCATCTGCATTCCTGTCACTCCGTCGCGCTGTCGATGTTAGCCGAGCCGGGCGAGCCGTTCCTGCCGCCGCTGACGCCCTATGGCATCATGCAGCTGGGGCGCGTCGAGCTGTTGCCGTTCTTCATGCCGGGCGATCCGGCGATGGGCGATGCGGTGCGGGGGCTGGCGGGCAAGCGGTCGGCGGTGATGCTGGCCAATCACGGACCGGTGGTTGCGGGCCGCGACATCGAGGCCGCCTGCAACGCCATCGAGGAGTTGGAGGCGACGGCGAAGCTGGCCCTCCTGACGCGCGGGATGGGGCCACGGGGCCTCGATGACGACCAGGTGCGCGACGTCGTGACCAAGTTCGAAGTGGAGTGGGACGCATGAGGTTTTCGGCCAATCTGGGATTTCTCTGGACCGATCTCACGCTGCCGGACGCGATCCGGGCGGCCAAGGCCGCGGGGTTCGACGCGGTCGAGCTGCATTGGCCCTATGATACGCCCGCCGCCGAGACCCGCGCGGCACTCGAGGAGACGGGGCTGCCTTGCCTGGGGCTGAACACGCGGAACGGGACGACGAACGGGCTGGGCGCGCTTCCGGGTCGCGAGGCGGAGGCCAAGGCGGCTATCGACGAGGCTGTCACTTACGCGCGGGAGATCGGCGCGGGCGCGGTCCACGCGATGGCCGGGTTCGCCGAGGGTCGGGCGGCGGACGCGACCTTTCGCGAAACGCTCGCCTATGCCTGTGACGCGGCCCCCGATCTGACGATCCTGATCGAGCCGCTGAACCGCCACGACGCGCCGGGCTACTTCCTGACGACGACGGGGCAGGCGGTCGTTCTGATCGACGCGCTGGCGAAAGCGAACCTGAAGCTGATGTTCGACTGCTATCATGTGCAGATCATGGAGGGCGACCTGACCCGCCGCTTCGGCGAGGTTCGGGATGTCGTGGGCCATGTCCAGTTCGCGGGCGTACCCGCACGCGGCCGCCCGGACGAGGGCGAGATCGCCTATGACCGTCTCCTGCCCGCGCTGGACTGGGGCGGGCCATTCGGGGCCGAGTACAAACCCGGCGGCGACACCGGTGCGACCCTGGACTGGCTGCGCGGCTGGCCGCGGTAGTCGGACCGCCCAAGGGCGGTCCGACCCCGGGGGGGGGGGGGGCCCCCCCCCCCCGCGGGGGGGGCCGCGGGGGGGGGGGGGGGGGGGCGCCGGGGGCGGGGGCGGGGGGGGGGGGTAGGCCCCACCCCCCCCCCCGCCGCCGTAAGG
This window encodes:
- a CDS encoding aldolase — protein: MSAEARLRETICMLARSLYDRGLTHGSTGNISARTEDGGLLVSPTGTSFGRLDPGRLARFDAGGAHVGGDRPTKEMPLHSAFYDTRSTAGAVVHLHSCHSVALSMLAEPGEPFLPPLTPYGIMQLGRVELLPFFMPGDPAMGDAVRGLAGKRSAVMLANHGPVVAGRDIEAACNAIEELEATAKLALLTRGMGPRGLDDDQVRDVVTKFEVEWDA
- a CDS encoding TIM barrel protein — encoded protein: MRFSANLGFLWTDLTLPDAIRAAKAAGFDAVELHWPYDTPAAETRAALEETGLPCLGLNTRNGTTNGLGALPGREAEAKAAIDEAVTYAREIGAGAVHAMAGFAEGRAADATFRETLAYACDAAPDLTILIEPLNRHDAPGYFLTTTGQAVVLIDALAKANLKLMFDCYHVQIMEGDLTRRFGEVRDVVGHVQFAGVPARGRPDEGEIAYDRLLPALDWGGPFGAEYKPGGDTGATLDWLRGWPR